GAAGAACGTTGAACCCGGGTTAGTTCTCTTCTCTGAGGTTTTTAGATTCGTGTTAGATAAGTGAAATGGTAGCTCTTGTTTTGTGTCGATGGATAACGTATCTCGTCTTCTTTATATACAACAGCGCTGTTGTCTACTTGGAGGGTAATCTGGAGACGAAGATTTTCACTGATCCTGTTACTGGTTTGGTTCGGCGTATTAGAGAAGTAGCCATCCGTAGGAACGGTATGAACTGTCTCAACTCCAAGGACTCGTTCTTTTACTCACTCagatttatttgaaaaaaagtcAGATCTTgatctttgtttcttctttatGCAGGCAGAGTTGTGTTTCTAGGAAAAGCCGGTGATATGCAGCAGCCAAGTTCTGCTGAGCTTAGAGGCGTTGGCTACTACTGATTCGGTATTCTAGTTTTCTCTTCTTGTAACTTGAGGGTGTGTTCAGTGTTCTTTATATTGCCACTTGGTCCTTTTACTATTTTGTGGcaaataaaccaaaccaaatccaACAAATTCATTTTTAGTTACACCGGATTTAAACCAAATTCTCCATTTAAGACAAACATGAAAACAGAGACCAATCTCCACGTGTTTGCATGAATGCCACCTCAAAGCTGAAAATTTTGTCCtccatctgttttttttttacccctTTCCTATTTCTGTTCTCCCGTCACCGCACAATAGCAACAAGTCACTCTACAATGGCGGAAACGTTCTCTCGCGGCGACGCCCAATACTGGCCCATCTACGGTAGCAGCAACACCACCGAAAGAAACAGCCCTTACGCTTCTCTTATCCGCCTTCTCAGATCTCATTCACCAACCTCCTCACAGCTCTTTGGTTTCCTCGCTCTCTTCATATCCGGCGGaatcctcctcttcctcctagGCGTAACCGTGACGGTGGTCGGGATCGGCTTCGTTGT
This region of Brassica napus cultivar Da-Ae chromosome C5, Da-Ae, whole genome shotgun sequence genomic DNA includes:
- the LOC106387556 gene encoding oleosin G-like, whose protein sequence is MNATSKLKILSSICFFFTPFLFLFSRHRTIATSHSTMAETFSRGDAQYWPIYGSSNTTERNSPYASLIRLLRSHSPTSSQLFGFLALFISGGILLFLLGVTVTVVGIGFVVFLPLIIISSPVWIPVFIGVGGFLSVAGFLVGTLAVVSWAYRYFRGRHPVGSDQMDYARGRIYDTASHVKDYAREYGGYFHGRAKDAAPGA